The following are encoded in a window of Primulina tabacum isolate GXHZ01 unplaced genomic scaffold, ASM2559414v2 Contig332, whole genome shotgun sequence genomic DNA:
- the LOC142534099 gene encoding uncharacterized protein At5g64816-like isoform X1, with amino-acid sequence MQELVELEIIRTSLGIKEQRKGRQSLAAMVEVWWSLVGAAVPVLIAGQAFRMKAKYAEEQRIKSARGREKTADDIFLCERVCTSKRILNKVGAFSKDPIPDTCVTVCGVSELDACSDACARTVCINQHQVPNWNDVCLRRCQSECLKISASRSS; translated from the exons ATGCAG GAACTTGTAGAGCTGGAAATAATCCGAACCTCATTGGGAATTAAGGAGCAAAGAAAGGGCCGACAGAGCTTAGCAGCAATGGTTGAGGTATGGTGGTCCCTGGTCGGAGCAGCTGTTCCAGTCTTGATTGCAGGTCAAGCATTTAGAATGAAGGCAAAATATGCTGAGGAGCAAAGAATCAAAAGTGCTCGAGGCAGGGAGAAGACCGCGGATGACATTTTTTTGTGTGAGAGAGTTTGCACTTCAAAGAGAATATTGAATAAAGTTGGAGCATTCTCCAAGGATCCAATCCCCGATACTTGTGTCACGGTATGTGGTGTTTCTGAGCTGGATGCTTGCTCCGATGCTTGTGCTCGAACTGTGTGCATCAACCAACACCAAGTGCCTAATTGGAATGATGTTTGCCTCCGAAGGTGTCAGAGCGAATGTCTCAAAATATCCGCATCTCGGTCCTCTTGA
- the LOC142534099 gene encoding uncharacterized protein At5g64816-like isoform X2, which produces MVEVWWSLVGAAVPVLIAGQAFRMKAKYAEEQRIKSARGREKTADDIFLCERVCTSKRILNKVGAFSKDPIPDTCVTVCGVSELDACSDACARTVCINQHQVPNWNDVCLRRCQSECLKISASRSS; this is translated from the coding sequence ATGGTTGAGGTATGGTGGTCCCTGGTCGGAGCAGCTGTTCCAGTCTTGATTGCAGGTCAAGCATTTAGAATGAAGGCAAAATATGCTGAGGAGCAAAGAATCAAAAGTGCTCGAGGCAGGGAGAAGACCGCGGATGACATTTTTTTGTGTGAGAGAGTTTGCACTTCAAAGAGAATATTGAATAAAGTTGGAGCATTCTCCAAGGATCCAATCCCCGATACTTGTGTCACGGTATGTGGTGTTTCTGAGCTGGATGCTTGCTCCGATGCTTGTGCTCGAACTGTGTGCATCAACCAACACCAAGTGCCTAATTGGAATGATGTTTGCCTCCGAAGGTGTCAGAGCGAATGTCTCAAAATATCCGCATCTCGGTCCTCTTGA